The following coding sequences lie in one Glycine max cultivar Williams 82 chromosome 19, Glycine_max_v4.0, whole genome shotgun sequence genomic window:
- the LOC100782763 gene encoding Pre-rRNA-processing protein ESF2-like, whose protein sequence is MNASDSEKEDAEIEATETAPDEENAKLKKKEKKKKKKASSKDAEKKRGVCYMSRIPPHMDHVKLRHILSQFGDIQRIFLAPQDSSVQVSAKRSRGSRDQAYSEGWVEFGNKSVAKRVANMLNGEQIGGKKRSSFYYDLWNIKYLSKFKWDDLTEELALKKAIREQKLAVELSAAKRERDFYLSKVDQSRALSAIEGRLKKKQKIQQDSGLVEKVIRHFPQTKPIAADTKKNKPELSDDILDAVFGGS, encoded by the exons ATGAATGCTTCAGACTCAGAGAAAGAAGACGCAGAAATTGAAGCAACAGAAACTGCACCCGATGAAGAGAATGCGAaattgaagaagaaagagaagaaaaagaagaagaaagcttcGTCGAAGGATGCAGAGAAGAAGCGCGGCGTGTGCTATATGAGTCGAATCCCCCCTCACATGGACCACGTCAAGCTTCGCCACATTCTCTCTCAGTTCGGCGATATTCAACGAATTTTTCTCGCTCCTCaag aTTCTTCTGTCCAAGTGTCTGCCAAGAGGTCACGTGGATCCCGAGACCAAGCATATTCAgaagg ATGGGTTGAATTCGGTAATAAAAGTGTTGCTAAGAGGGTTGCCAATATGTTAAATGGTGAACAAATAG GGGGTAAGAAGAGGTCATCATTCTACTATGATCTTTGGAATATTAAgtacttaagtaagttcaagtggGATGATCTGACTGAAGAACTAG CCTTAAAGAAAGCTATTCGGGAGCAAAAGCTGGCTGTAGAACTTTCTGCTGCCAAGAGAGAGAGGGATTTCTATCTTTCCAAAGTTGATCAATCACGTGCTTTGAGTGCTATAGAGGGCCGACTAAAGAAG AAGCAGAAGATTCAACAAGACTCAGGACTAGTGGAAAAAGTGATTCGCCATTTCCCTCAAACAAAGCCTATAGCTGCTgacaccaaaaaaaataaacctgaGCTCTCTGATGATATATTGGATGCT GTATTTGGTGGCTCGTAA
- the LOC100790031 gene encoding ras-related protein RABB1b — MSYDYLFKYIIIGDTGVGKSCLLLQFTDKRFQPVHDLTIGVEFGARMVTIDSRPIKLQIWDTAGQESFRSITRSYYRGAAGALLVYDITRRDTFNHLASWLEDARQHANPNMTIMLIGNKCDLSHRRAVSKEEGEQFAKENGLLFLEASARTAQNVEEAFIRTAGKILQNIQEGVFDVSNESFGIKVGYGRPQGQPGARDGTVSARGGCCS, encoded by the exons ATGTCGTACGACTACCTCTTCAAGTACATCATCATCGGTGACACAG GTGTAGGGAAATCGTGCCTGCTCCTGCAGTTCACCGATAAGAGGTTCCAACCGGTTCATGATCTCACCATTGGTGTCGAGTTTGGTGCTCGCATGGTCACCATCGATTCTCGACCCATTAAGCTTCAGATATGGGATACA GCTGGGCAAGAGTCTTTTAGATCCATCACTAGGTCTTACTACAGAGGAGCAGCAGGAGCACTTCTAGTTTATGACATTACAAG GAGAGACACATTTAATCATTTAGCAAGTTGGCTGGAAGATGCCCGGCAGCATGCCAATCCTAACATGACCATCATGCTCATAGGGAACAAGTGTGATCTGTCTCATCGACGCGCAGTGAGCAAAGAGGAGGGAGAGCAATTTGCAAAGGAAAATGGACTTCTGTTCTTGGAGGCTTCTGCTAGGACAGCTCAAAATGTAGAAGAG GCTTTTATAAGAACTGCTGGCAAGATTCTTCAGAATATCCAGGAAGGTGTGTTTGATGTGTCCAATGAG TCATTTGGTATAAAAGTTGGCTATGGACGTCCCCAAGGTCAACCAGGTGCCAGAGATGGAACTGTTTCAGCCAGAGGTGGGTGTTGCAGCTGA
- the LOC100785429 gene encoding elongation factor 1-alpha, with protein MGKEKTHINIVVIGHVDSGKSTTTGHLIYKLGGIDKRVIERFEKEAAEMNKRSFKYAWVLDKLKAERERGITIDIALWKFETTKYYCTVIDAPGHRDFIKNMITGTSQADCAVLIIDSTTGGFEAGISKDGQTREHALLAFTLGVKQMICCCNKMDATTPKYSKARYDEIVKEVSSYLKKVGYNPDKIPFVPISGFEGDNMIERSTNLDWYKGPTLLEALDQINEPKRPSDKPLRLPLQDVYKIGGIGTVPVGRVETGVVKPGMVVTFGPTGLTTEVKSVEMHHEALTEALPGDNVGFNVKNVAVKDLKRGFVASNSKDDPAKEAANFTSQVIIMNHPGQIGNGYAPVLDCHTSHIAVKFSEILTKIDRRSGKELEKEPKFLKNGDAGMVKMIPTKPMVVETFSEYPPLGRFAVRDMRQTVAVGVIKSVEKKDPTGAKVTKAAAKKK; from the exons ATGGGTAAGGAAAAGACTCACATCAACATTGTCGTCATTGGACATGTCGACTCTGGGAAGTCAACTACCACTGGTCATTTGATCTACAAGCTTGGAGGTATTGACAAGCGTGTGATTGAGAGGTTCGAGAAGGAGGCTGCTGAGATGAACAAGAGGTCATTCAAGTATGCCTGGGTGCTTGACAAGCTCAAGGCTGAGCGCGAAAGAGGAATTACCATTGATATTGCTTTGTGGAAGTTTGAAACCACCAAGTACTACTGCACAGTCATCGATGCCCCCGGACATCGTGACTTTATCAAGAACATGATTACTGGTACCTCCCAGGCTGATTGTGCTGTCCTTATCATTGACTCCACCACTGGTGGTTTTGAAGCTGGTATTTCTAAGGATGGACAGACTCGTGAGCATGCTCTTCTTGCTTTCACCCTTGGTGTGAAGCAGATGATCTGCTGCTGTAACAAG ATGGATGCCACTACCCCGAAGTACTCTAAGGCTAGGTATGATGAAATTGTGAAGGAAGTCTCTTCCTACTTGAAGAAGGTTGGTTACAACCCAGACAAGATTCCATTTGTGCCCATCTCTGGTTTCGAGGGTGACAACATGATTGAGAGGTCCACCAACCTTGACTGGTACAAGGGACCAACTCTCCTTGAGGCTCTTGACCAAATCAATGAGCCCAAGAGGCCCTCAGACAAGCCACTCAGGCTTCCATTGCAGGATGTCTACAAAATTGGTGGTATTGGTACCGTGCCAGTGGGACGTGTTGAGACTGGTGTCGTGAAGCCCGGTATGGTGGTGACTTTTGGTCCCACTGGGCTGACAACTGAGGTTAAGTCTGTTGAGATGCACCATGAGGCTCTCACAGAGGCTCTTCCAGGTGACAATGTTGGCTTTAATGTGAAGAATGTTGCAGTCAAGGATCTCAAGCGTGGTTTTGTTGCATCCAACTCCAAGGATGACCCTGCCAAGGAAGCTGCCAACTTCACATCTCAAGTCATTATCATGAACCACCCTGGCCAGATTGGAAATGGATACGCACCGGTGCTTGATTGCCACACTTCTCACATTGCTGTCAAGTTTTCTGAAATCTTGACCAAGATTGACAGGCGATCTGGTAAGGAGCTTGAGAAGGAGCCCAAATTTTTGAAGAATGGTGATGCAGGTATGGTTAAGATGATTCCAACCAAGCCCATGGTGGTTGAAACTTTCTCTGAGTATCCTCCCCTTGGTCGTTTTGCTGTGAGGGACATGCGTCAAACTGTGGCTGTCGGAGTCATCAAGAGTGTTGAGAAGAAAGACCCCACCGGAGCCAAGGTCACCAAGGCCGCTGCCAAGAAGAAGTGA